The following are from one region of the Actinopolyspora halophila DSM 43834 genome:
- a CDS encoding biotin transporter BioY produces MTESPRPSEGRSGGAQPAADLARIVVFAAFTAVLGTFPGIYLAGAAVPIVLQNTGPLLAGSLLGARRGAASVLLLLGLVALGLPLLSGGRGGIAPFFGPSGGFLVGWIASALVVGLIVSAARKPTLAVLLPANLAGIAVDYLFGVPFMAQAIGDLRAAVVASLGYLPGDLVKIVLVSLVAAAVHRAFPNSLPRRKTAAKS; encoded by the coding sequence GTGACCGAATCCCCCCGCCCATCGGAAGGACGGTCAGGTGGCGCGCAGCCGGCCGCCGACCTGGCCCGCATCGTGGTCTTCGCCGCGTTCACCGCCGTGCTCGGCACCTTCCCCGGCATCTACCTGGCCGGTGCGGCGGTACCGATCGTGCTGCAGAACACCGGGCCGCTGCTGGCAGGCAGCCTGCTCGGAGCCCGCCGCGGTGCCGCTTCGGTGCTGCTGCTGCTCGGGCTGGTCGCGCTCGGGCTACCGCTGCTGTCCGGAGGGCGCGGCGGCATAGCCCCGTTCTTCGGGCCCAGCGGCGGATTCCTGGTGGGCTGGATCGCCTCGGCACTGGTGGTGGGGCTGATCGTGTCCGCGGCACGCAAGCCCACCCTCGCGGTGCTGCTGCCTGCCAACCTCGCAGGCATCGCAGTGGACTACCTGTTCGGTGTCCCCTTCATGGCCCAGGCGATCGGCGACCTCCGCGCGGCAGTCGTGGCCTCTCTCGGCTACCTCCCGGGAGATCTGGTCAAGATCGTGCTGGTCTCGCTGGTCGCGGCTGCCGTGCACCGCGCCTTCCCGAATTCCCTGCCCCGCAGGAAGACGGCGGCGAAGTCGTGA
- a CDS encoding class I adenylate-forming enzyme family protein: MSPTTNRRPAPEAPGTNVPPEVLPPILAGGLPRALRHGSRRFTAAELVDSAHAAAAELHSSGAIEGSRIAVEGDGTAPDRLAQLLGSDLLGAGALLLEPGWSAAERAAVLEDVAPDVWTGGQLGPPGCRFAARGSGRSLFHFPTTSGSTSRPKALARTRSSWWYSFEAFEVGITGADTVLVPGPLSSSLFLFGTLHAMHLGAEVELLERWSAEEVAEACSRASAVHLVPSMLAALLAVLERDPRARARCRVRRFVCGGAEPDARLRERLAETLPGCELVEYYGSAEHSVVALRRSDGLLRPARHVETEIRDGPHVVRPGGTGTLWVRSPLGFSGRMESGRLNPVEPGFHSAEDFASAHADGGFTVLGRDSATIGSGAELVPAERVETVLRSVPGVTDAVVVGTPHPRFGSLVTAVLELDPSTPPSVAELRRVARESLSSAQRPRRWLSARALPHTPAGKPARRRVEDQLGSGELPTWTLR; encoded by the coding sequence GTGAGTCCGACCACGAACAGGCGACCGGCCCCGGAAGCTCCCGGCACGAACGTTCCGCCCGAGGTACTCCCCCCGATCCTGGCGGGAGGGCTGCCCCGGGCGCTGCGCCACGGTTCCCGCCGCTTCACCGCCGCCGAACTGGTCGACTCGGCGCACGCCGCCGCCGCCGAACTCCACTCCTCCGGAGCGATCGAGGGCAGTCGGATCGCCGTCGAGGGCGACGGCACCGCCCCGGACCGGCTCGCCCAGCTGCTCGGTTCCGACCTGCTCGGCGCCGGTGCGCTGCTGCTCGAACCGGGCTGGAGTGCGGCCGAGCGCGCGGCGGTCCTCGAGGACGTCGCTCCGGACGTGTGGACCGGTGGGCAACTCGGTCCCCCTGGATGCCGGTTCGCGGCGCGCGGTTCGGGGCGGAGCCTGTTCCACTTCCCCACCACCTCGGGCAGCACGAGCCGTCCCAAGGCCCTCGCCCGCACCCGCTCCTCCTGGTGGTACAGCTTCGAGGCCTTCGAGGTCGGCATCACCGGGGCGGACACGGTGCTCGTTCCGGGGCCGCTGAGCTCGTCGCTGTTCCTGTTCGGAACTCTGCACGCCATGCACCTCGGTGCCGAGGTGGAACTGCTCGAACGCTGGTCGGCGGAGGAGGTCGCGGAGGCCTGCTCCAGGGCGAGCGCCGTGCACCTCGTGCCGTCCATGCTCGCGGCGCTGCTCGCGGTGCTCGAACGCGACCCGCGGGCGCGTGCGCGGTGCCGGGTACGCCGCTTCGTCTGCGGCGGGGCCGAACCGGACGCACGGCTCCGGGAACGGCTGGCGGAAACACTGCCCGGCTGCGAGCTGGTGGAGTACTACGGATCAGCCGAGCACTCGGTCGTGGCCCTGCGTCGTTCCGACGGGCTGCTGCGCCCGGCCCGCCACGTGGAGACCGAGATCCGCGACGGACCGCACGTGGTCCGCCCCGGCGGAACGGGGACCCTGTGGGTGCGTTCCCCGCTGGGGTTCTCCGGCCGGATGGAGTCCGGAAGGCTGAACCCCGTGGAGCCCGGTTTCCACAGCGCGGAGGACTTCGCCTCCGCCCACGCCGACGGAGGGTTCACCGTGCTGGGACGTGATTCCGCCACCATCGGCAGCGGGGCCGAGCTGGTACCGGCCGAGCGGGTCGAGACGGTGCTGCGTTCCGTTCCCGGGGTGACCGACGCGGTGGTCGTGGGCACCCCGCACCCCAGGTTCGGTTCCCTGGTCACCGCGGTACTCGAGCTCGATCCCTCCACTCCTCCCTCCGTGGCCGAGCTCCGCCGGGTGGCCAGGGAGTCGCTGAGCAGCGCACAGCGCCCGCGTCGCTGGCTGTCCGCGCGAGCGCTTCCCCACACCCCGGCGGGCAAACCGGCCCGCCGCCGGGTCGAGGACCAACTCGGCTCGGGAGAGCTCCCCACTTGGACACTGCGATGA
- a CDS encoding thiolase family protein gives MTDTGVSPRTPVIVAARRTPVGTAGGSLREVAVDRLAAGALEATLGDSGFERVDDVLLGNTRGPGGNPARVAALRAGLGHGTPGTTVDRQCASGLSTIVTAADLVTAGAGKYYLAGGAESASTAPWRARRPRDAAEPPVFYSRAPFAPDEVGDPDMGPAADLVAAEAGISRARQDRFAERSHRRAVEAQRSGTFDSELVEVHGVRTDERPRAGFDERRLARFPPAFTAGGTVTAANSCGISDGAAVVAVTTERERRGLGIPGIRLLARETSGTDPNRLGLAAVPAMRSALETTGRTPEVVEFTEAFAGQVLACTDAVGLDERTVSPDGGAIALGHPWGASGAVLLVRLFHRMTTHGNRVGMAALSSGGGLGVATVWELVP, from the coding sequence ATGACCGATACCGGCGTTTCCCCGCGCACCCCCGTGATCGTCGCCGCGCGCCGCACCCCCGTCGGCACCGCGGGCGGTTCGCTCCGCGAGGTGGCCGTCGACCGGCTCGCCGCGGGCGCGCTCGAAGCCACGCTGGGCGACAGCGGCTTCGAGCGGGTCGACGACGTGCTGCTGGGCAACACGCGCGGTCCCGGAGGAAACCCCGCGCGGGTCGCCGCGCTGCGCGCGGGTCTCGGCCACGGCACGCCGGGAACGACCGTGGACCGCCAGTGCGCGAGCGGGCTGAGCACGATCGTCACCGCGGCCGACCTGGTGACCGCCGGTGCCGGGAAGTACTACCTGGCCGGAGGCGCGGAAAGCGCGTCGACGGCCCCGTGGCGGGCCCGACGTCCACGGGACGCGGCCGAACCGCCGGTCTTCTACTCCCGCGCGCCGTTCGCCCCCGACGAGGTCGGTGATCCCGACATGGGGCCCGCCGCCGACCTCGTCGCCGCCGAAGCGGGGATCTCCCGGGCACGGCAGGATCGCTTCGCGGAGCGCAGCCACCGGCGTGCCGTCGAGGCGCAGCGCTCGGGAACGTTCGACAGCGAGCTCGTCGAGGTGCACGGGGTCCGCACCGATGAGCGGCCGCGCGCGGGCTTCGACGAGCGGAGGCTGGCCAGGTTCCCGCCCGCGTTCACCGCCGGGGGTACCGTCACGGCGGCGAACTCGTGCGGCATCAGCGACGGTGCGGCGGTGGTGGCGGTCACCACGGAACGCGAAAGGCGCGGGCTCGGAATCCCGGGGATCCGACTGCTGGCCCGGGAAACCAGCGGCACCGATCCCAACCGGCTCGGGCTGGCTGCCGTGCCCGCCATGCGCTCCGCGTTGGAGACCACGGGCCGGACCCCCGAGGTGGTCGAGTTCACCGAGGCGTTCGCCGGGCAGGTGCTGGCCTGCACGGACGCGGTGGGGCTCGACGAGCGGACGGTCAGTCCCGACGGAGGGGCGATCGCCCTCGGCCACCCGTGGGGAGCTTCCGGGGCGGTACTGCTCGTCCGGCTGTTCCACCGGATGACGACCCACGGGAACCGGGTGGGAATGGCCGCGTTGTCCTCGGGAGGTGGGCTCGGGGTCGCCACCGTGTGGGAGCTGGTCCCCTGA
- a CDS encoding energy-coupling factor ABC transporter ATP-binding protein, whose translation MIEFDGVGHTYGEHTVLSGVDLRITERRVAFVGANGSGKSTLARMINGLVHPTRGRVLVDGLDPVRDGKRVRSRVGFVFTNPESQIVMPTAGEDVAFSLRRKGLSKKERADRAAAALAEHGLEGYADHPAQQLSGGQKQLLALCSMLVLEPDVLVCDEPTTLLDLRNKRLFVERLQTLEQRVVLVTHDLELLDEFERVVVLDRGGIVADDEPGRALRHYRELVT comes from the coding sequence TTGATCGAGTTCGACGGAGTGGGACACACCTACGGCGAGCACACGGTGCTTTCCGGGGTCGATTTACGGATCACGGAGCGCAGGGTGGCTTTCGTCGGGGCCAACGGCTCCGGCAAGTCCACACTGGCCCGCATGATCAACGGGCTGGTGCACCCCACGCGGGGCAGGGTGCTGGTGGACGGCCTCGACCCGGTGCGGGACGGCAAACGCGTCCGCTCGCGGGTCGGTTTCGTGTTCACCAACCCGGAATCCCAGATCGTCATGCCGACGGCCGGTGAGGACGTCGCCTTCTCGCTGCGCCGCAAAGGACTGTCCAAGAAGGAGCGGGCGGACAGGGCCGCCGCCGCGCTGGCCGAACACGGCCTGGAGGGCTACGCCGACCATCCGGCGCAGCAGCTCTCCGGTGGGCAGAAACAGCTGCTCGCGCTGTGCTCCATGCTGGTGCTCGAACCGGACGTGCTGGTCTGCGACGAACCGACCACGCTGCTCGACCTGCGCAACAAGCGGCTATTCGTCGAACGGCTGCAGACCCTGGAGCAACGCGTCGTGCTGGTCACGCACGATCTGGAGCTGTTGGACGAGTTCGAGCGCGTCGTGGTCCTCGACCGGGGCGGGATCGTAGCCGACGACGAACCCGGCCGCGCGCTGCGCCACTACAGGGAGTTGGTGACGTGA
- a CDS encoding energy-coupling factor transporter transmembrane component T family protein, translated as MSSPLGLYQPGDSPLHRIPAGGKFLGLIAFATVIVVFDEPVPLALGAVAVLIGFVTARIGPGRVFRMMRLLLVLLAAVFALQWWLIGPESATVVCLRLLVAISAANLFTLTTRIGDLVSAIERGLSPARRLGLRPELLGLLVGLTVQAVGALSTIAEQTRQAQRARNATRSVSAFAVPFLVRTLRHADELGEALAARGVGETASEEPERPEHTPTRGGGD; from the coding sequence GTGAGTTCCCCGCTCGGCCTCTACCAGCCCGGCGACAGCCCGCTGCACCGAATTCCGGCCGGGGGGAAGTTCCTCGGCCTGATCGCCTTCGCCACCGTGATCGTCGTCTTCGACGAGCCCGTTCCGCTCGCACTGGGGGCCGTGGCGGTGCTGATCGGATTCGTCACGGCACGCATCGGGCCGGGCAGGGTCTTCCGGATGATGCGGCTGCTGCTCGTGCTGCTCGCGGCCGTGTTCGCGTTGCAGTGGTGGTTGATCGGCCCGGAGAGCGCGACCGTGGTGTGCCTGCGACTGCTCGTCGCGATCAGCGCGGCCAACCTGTTCACTCTCACCACCAGGATCGGTGATCTCGTCTCCGCGATCGAGCGCGGGCTGTCTCCCGCCCGCAGGCTGGGGCTCCGTCCGGAGCTTCTCGGCCTGCTGGTCGGACTGACCGTGCAGGCCGTGGGGGCGTTGTCGACCATCGCCGAGCAGACCCGGCAGGCCCAGCGGGCGCGGAACGCGACCCGCTCGGTCTCGGCGTTCGCCGTACCGTTCCTGGTGCGCACGCTGCGCCACGCCGACGAGCTCGGGGAGGCGCTGGCCGCGCGTGGAGTGGGCGAGACCGCTTCGGAGGAACCGGAGCGCCCCGAGCACACCCCCACCCGAGGCGGGGGCGACTGA
- a CDS encoding aldo/keto reductase produces MSIRSLLTDRALGFGAAPLGNMFRAVSEEDALATVETAWNEGIRYYDTAPIYGAGLSEIRLGQVLAQYPRSEYVLSTKVGRTIEDEIEEPTDRDLGDEGGLFEHGRRNEVRDDYTYDGTMRAVEQSLERLRTDHIDVAWVHDVSPDFHGDDWIDAFATSRTGAFRALTSLREQGVIGAWGLGVNTVEPCELILGLDEPKPDGFLLAGRYTLFDHAHAVQRLLPTCLERGVDLVAGGPFNSGVLAGGRHFEYQEASAEVLDQVDRLRGVAEGHGVDLKAAALQFPLAHPAVAATIPGMSRPERVSQNLELLRAPIPGQFWRTLREEKLVSQDVPLPTGE; encoded by the coding sequence ATGAGCATCCGGTCGTTACTGACCGACAGGGCACTCGGGTTCGGGGCGGCCCCGCTGGGCAACATGTTCCGCGCCGTGTCCGAGGAGGACGCGCTGGCCACGGTCGAGACGGCGTGGAACGAGGGCATCCGCTACTACGACACGGCACCGATCTACGGAGCCGGCCTCTCCGAGATCCGGCTCGGGCAGGTGCTGGCCCAGTACCCCCGCTCCGAGTACGTGCTCAGCACGAAGGTCGGCCGGACGATCGAGGACGAGATCGAGGAGCCGACCGATCGGGACCTGGGGGACGAGGGCGGACTGTTCGAACACGGGCGCAGGAACGAGGTCCGGGACGACTACACCTACGACGGCACCATGCGTGCTGTCGAGCAGAGCCTGGAGCGGTTGCGCACCGACCACATCGACGTCGCATGGGTGCACGACGTGTCCCCCGACTTCCACGGCGACGACTGGATCGACGCCTTCGCCACCTCGCGCACCGGCGCGTTCCGGGCGCTGACGAGTCTGCGGGAGCAGGGCGTCATCGGAGCCTGGGGACTGGGCGTGAACACGGTCGAGCCGTGCGAGCTGATCCTGGGACTGGACGAGCCGAAGCCCGACGGGTTCCTGCTGGCCGGGCGCTACACCCTGTTCGACCACGCGCACGCCGTGCAGCGGTTGCTGCCCACCTGCCTCGAGCGCGGCGTCGACCTCGTCGCCGGCGGCCCCTTCAACTCCGGTGTGCTGGCGGGCGGCAGGCACTTCGAGTACCAGGAGGCTTCCGCGGAGGTGCTCGACCAGGTCGATCGGTTGCGCGGTGTCGCGGAAGGTCACGGGGTGGACCTCAAGGCGGCCGCGCTGCAGTTCCCGCTGGCCCATCCGGCCGTGGCCGCCACCATCCCGGGGATGTCCCGCCCCGAGCGCGTGAGCCAGAACCTCGAACTGCTGCGTGCGCCGATCCCCGGGCAGTTCTGGCGGACGCTGCGCGAGGAGAAGCTGGTCTCGCAGGACGTCCCGCTGCCCACCGGCGAGTGA
- a CDS encoding LysR family transcriptional regulator: protein MLDLRQLRYFVTVAETEHVGRAAEALHVSQSPLSRQIAELEKRLGCALFERGRQRIRLTADGEVFLSEARALLRHAERLESLGQRLGRGETGGLCLGYVGHALHAGVLPRALRSIRRDRPDVHIALYDQSSAEQLEGLRRRSLDMALVDTPPDDADPLLESALVLEEPLMLAVPAQHPLSEREDILPADVDGQSWITVADGGPGGSDSETFLASCVEAGFTPTVRTSAPEPLAALGLVASGLGLALIQRSMRDRTPSEVTLREIPWFPSSVRLWAAWHHIDLRPLVAEFRRVLLDGGESEVV, encoded by the coding sequence ATGCTGGATCTGCGTCAACTGCGCTACTTCGTCACGGTCGCCGAGACCGAACACGTGGGTCGTGCGGCCGAAGCGCTGCACGTCTCGCAGTCCCCGTTGAGCCGACAGATCGCCGAGCTGGAAAAACGCCTCGGCTGCGCGCTGTTCGAACGCGGTCGGCAACGTATCCGACTCACCGCCGACGGCGAGGTGTTCCTCAGCGAGGCACGGGCACTGCTGCGGCACGCCGAGAGGCTCGAATCGCTCGGCCAACGGCTCGGGAGGGGCGAGACGGGCGGGCTCTGCCTCGGCTACGTGGGGCACGCCCTGCACGCCGGTGTGCTCCCCCGCGCGCTGCGCTCGATCCGCCGGGACCGGCCGGACGTGCACATCGCGCTGTACGACCAGTCGTCCGCGGAGCAGCTGGAGGGACTGCGCAGGCGCAGCCTCGACATGGCGCTGGTGGACACGCCACCGGACGACGCGGATCCTCTTCTGGAGTCGGCGCTCGTGCTCGAGGAGCCGCTCATGCTGGCCGTTCCGGCTCAACACCCGCTGTCCGAACGCGAAGACATCCTCCCGGCCGATGTGGACGGACAGTCCTGGATCACCGTGGCCGACGGCGGCCCAGGGGGCAGCGACTCCGAGACGTTCCTGGCCTCGTGCGTGGAAGCCGGATTCACCCCCACCGTCCGCACGAGCGCCCCCGAACCGCTGGCCGCGTTGGGACTGGTCGCCTCCGGGCTGGGACTGGCGCTGATCCAACGCAGCATGCGCGACAGGACCCCCTCCGAGGTCACGCTGCGCGAGATCCCCTGGTTCCCCTCCTCGGTGCGCCTGTGGGCGGCCTGGCACCACATCGACCTGCGGCCCCTGGTCGCCGAGTTCCGGCGGGTACTGCTCGACGGCGGCGAGTCCGAAGTCGTGTAG
- a CDS encoding peptidyl-tRNA hydrolase: MSDPAAVLRPLTDRYASWLSLPDHSTADTSDEDPEDVVLMPMVLRIERGEPPARTELLEAAASAAVALCLDERASAGGPWHEAVSEWVSGRIRKVTRRARGSHWRAVLELPGVTFSVGGAEVRALLPTRLSEMPRELTRLQISGSELPPDEPGPAPSGAPVLWLNPEVDMSAGKAAAQVGHATMILAALLHGDACSGGERGAAAERHLHDWKEHGFRCAVRTPEVARWNELLAGRDPAGAWRERGVAAVRDAGFTEIDPGTVTVLAQWPTGGGPAD; this comes from the coding sequence GTGAGTGATCCCGCCGCAGTTCTCCGGCCGCTGACCGATCGTTACGCCTCGTGGCTGTCCCTGCCGGATCATTCGACAGCCGACACCTCGGACGAGGACCCCGAGGACGTGGTGCTGATGCCGATGGTGCTGCGTATCGAGCGCGGCGAGCCCCCGGCTCGTACCGAGCTGCTCGAGGCGGCCGCCTCGGCGGCGGTGGCGTTGTGCCTGGACGAGCGGGCCTCGGCGGGCGGCCCCTGGCACGAGGCGGTTTCCGAGTGGGTGAGCGGACGCATCCGCAAGGTCACCCGACGCGCGCGTGGCTCCCACTGGCGCGCCGTGCTGGAACTGCCGGGCGTCACCTTCTCCGTCGGCGGGGCCGAGGTGCGTGCGCTGCTGCCCACGCGCCTGTCCGAGATGCCGCGCGAGCTGACCAGGTTGCAGATCTCCGGTAGCGAACTTCCCCCGGACGAGCCGGGGCCCGCTCCCTCCGGTGCTCCCGTGCTGTGGTTGAACCCCGAGGTCGACATGAGTGCGGGCAAGGCGGCCGCCCAGGTGGGGCACGCGACGATGATCCTGGCGGCCCTGCTGCACGGGGACGCGTGTTCCGGAGGCGAGCGGGGAGCCGCGGCCGAGCGGCATCTCCACGACTGGAAGGAGCACGGCTTCCGCTGTGCGGTGCGCACTCCCGAGGTGGCGCGGTGGAACGAGCTGCTTGCCGGGCGAGACCCGGCCGGTGCGTGGCGGGAGCGGGGCGTCGCGGCCGTCCGGGACGCCGGGTTCACCGAGATAGATCCGGGCACCGTCACCGTGCTGGCCCAGTGGCCCACCGGCGGGGGCCCGGCCGACTGA
- a CDS encoding Pr6Pr family membrane protein, with the protein MLSSGAWIVRLARMLLGALAVVAVGRQFFAEVGLADFSPVNFFSYFTILSNIAAGLLLFRLGAAPGRGGRAVLEWLRGGMTVYMATTGVVFALLLDDGDLGLTLPWVNTVMHRVIPLVMLVDWLLVRPRARVAYGRAVVWLTVPLVYVAYALGRGAMTGWFPYPFLRPEKVGGVDGVLLHLVAMAVGIAAVSLLVAWLGNVRLRRERPEVGVPA; encoded by the coding sequence ATGCTGTCCAGCGGGGCGTGGATCGTGCGCCTGGCGCGGATGCTGCTCGGAGCTCTGGCGGTCGTCGCCGTCGGAAGGCAGTTCTTCGCCGAAGTGGGGCTTGCCGACTTCTCGCCGGTGAACTTCTTCAGCTACTTCACGATTCTCAGCAACATAGCCGCCGGACTGCTGTTGTTCCGGCTCGGGGCCGCGCCGGGCCGGGGTGGCCGTGCCGTTCTGGAGTGGCTGCGCGGAGGCATGACCGTCTACATGGCGACCACGGGGGTCGTGTTCGCGCTGCTGCTCGACGACGGGGACCTCGGGCTGACGTTGCCCTGGGTGAACACGGTGATGCACCGGGTGATCCCGCTCGTGATGCTGGTCGACTGGCTGCTGGTCCGGCCCCGTGCGCGGGTCGCTTACGGTCGTGCGGTGGTGTGGTTGACCGTCCCGCTGGTGTATGTGGCCTACGCTTTGGGACGGGGTGCGATGACCGGGTGGTTCCCGTACCCCTTCCTGCGGCCGGAGAAGGTCGGCGGTGTGGACGGGGTGCTGTTGCACCTGGTCGCGATGGCCGTGGGCATAGCCGCCGTTTCGCTGCTGGTCGCGTGGCTGGGCAACGTCAGGTTGCGGCGGGAGCGCCCCGAGGTCGGCGTCCCGGCTTAG
- the serB gene encoding phosphoserine phosphatase SerB, with product MTTSNPTTVLMTVTGADRPGVTSVLFAALTRHGVDVLDVEQVVIRGRLVLGVLVSTEYDPEQLQESVEQAMATVGMTVEVDIDAEDGQADKLGSTHVVTVLGQPVTARSFSEVARKLAETDVNIDSIQRVADYPVTGLQLHVTAAETGEHTDELLTAEMAQLSEGSGVDVAVERTGLSRRAKRLVVFDVDSTLVQGEVIEMLAAKAGREEEVRRVTEQAMRGEVDFAESLRRRVAVLEGLPASVLDEVGAELQLTPGARTTVRTLRRLGYHTGVVSGGFTRIIDHLVDDLGLDFSAANDLEVVDGKLTGRVVGEIVDRGGKARALRRFAESYDVPLSQCVAVGDGANDMDMLATAGLGVAFNAKPALREIADTALSHPFLDAVLFVLGVTRAEVEAADAEDGFVARVPLET from the coding sequence GTGACCACGTCGAATCCCACCACCGTGCTGATGACCGTTACCGGAGCGGACAGACCGGGTGTCACCTCGGTGTTGTTCGCGGCACTGACCAGGCACGGGGTGGACGTGCTCGATGTCGAGCAGGTCGTGATCCGCGGACGACTGGTACTCGGGGTGCTCGTCTCCACCGAGTACGACCCCGAGCAGCTGCAGGAATCGGTCGAGCAGGCCATGGCGACCGTCGGGATGACGGTCGAGGTCGACATCGACGCGGAGGACGGTCAGGCCGACAAGCTCGGCTCGACCCACGTGGTGACCGTGCTGGGACAACCCGTCACCGCGCGCAGCTTCTCGGAGGTCGCCCGCAAACTGGCCGAGACCGACGTCAACATCGATTCCATCCAGCGGGTGGCCGACTACCCGGTCACCGGCCTCCAGCTGCACGTGACGGCAGCGGAGACCGGTGAACACACCGACGAGCTGCTCACCGCCGAGATGGCCCAGCTGTCGGAGGGCAGCGGGGTCGATGTCGCGGTGGAGCGCACCGGGCTGTCCCGCAGGGCCAAGCGGTTGGTCGTGTTCGACGTCGACTCGACCCTGGTCCAGGGCGAGGTCATCGAGATGCTCGCGGCGAAGGCGGGCCGCGAGGAGGAGGTCCGCAGGGTCACCGAGCAGGCCATGCGCGGGGAGGTCGACTTCGCCGAGTCACTGCGCCGCAGGGTGGCCGTGTTGGAGGGGTTGCCTGCCTCGGTACTGGACGAGGTGGGCGCGGAGCTCCAGCTGACCCCTGGCGCCAGGACCACGGTGCGCACGTTGCGGCGGCTCGGTTACCACACCGGTGTCGTCTCCGGAGGGTTCACCAGGATCATCGACCACCTGGTCGACGATCTCGGCCTCGACTTCAGTGCGGCCAACGACCTCGAAGTCGTCGACGGTAAACTCACGGGCCGTGTCGTCGGTGAGATCGTCGACCGCGGGGGCAAGGCGCGTGCGCTGCGGCGCTTCGCCGAGTCCTACGACGTTCCGCTCTCGCAGTGCGTCGCGGTCGGGGACGGGGCCAACGACATGGACATGCTCGCTACGGCCGGGCTGGGCGTGGCGTTCAACGCCAAGCCCGCGCTGCGGGAGATAGCCGACACCGCGCTGTCGCACCCCTTCCTGGATGCGGTGCTGTTCGTCCTGGGCGTGACCAGGGCCGAGGTCGAGGCCGCCGACGCGGAGGACGGGTTCGTCGCGCGCGTGCCGCTGGAAACGTGA